One region of Chryseobacterium sp. SORGH_AS_0447 genomic DNA includes:
- a CDS encoding VOC family protein — protein MIKGLYETHIQVSDLEYAIEFYTVVLGLELAHRDEARPIAFLWIGKNKESMLGLWEQKENLQTRHFAFTVDQEDLLNHSVEFLKNKDLKPYNFLEDGSEKPMVFAWMPALAVYFKDPDGNQLEFISILEGEGRPELGVVSYEEWQEKNKNRFKI, from the coding sequence ATGATTAAAGGATTATACGAAACCCACATTCAGGTAAGCGACCTGGAATATGCGATTGAATTTTATACCGTCGTTCTGGGATTGGAACTGGCGCACCGGGATGAAGCCCGCCCGATTGCCTTTTTATGGATCGGGAAAAACAAAGAATCCATGCTGGGATTGTGGGAACAGAAAGAAAATCTGCAGACGCGGCATTTTGCTTTTACCGTTGATCAGGAAGACCTTCTGAATCACTCTGTTGAATTTTTAAAAAATAAAGATCTGAAACCTTATAACTTCCTGGAAGACGGAAGCGAGAAGCCCATGGTTTTTGCCTGGATGCCTGCTCTGGCAGTCTATTTTAAAGATCCGGACGGAAACCAGCTGGAATTTATATCTATTCTGGAAGGTGAAGGGCGGCCGGAACTGGGAGTGGTTTCATATGAGGAGTGGCAGGAGAAAAATAAAAACAGATTTAAAATTTAA
- a CDS encoding slipin family protein, giving the protein MIKNVQIKAYERGLVFRNGNLTDILKEGSFWIFGNKSVEVYDMKALFKSGADLNLLLKNENLKSMLEVVEVKDGEIVLVYENGIFKEVLQVGQYAFWKGILNREFQKADLTKVEITEKIPRTILENMKLKNFIRKFVITNQYKGLLLIDGKLNRILEAGTYYFWNNETSIEVKSIDTRMQQMEIAGQELLTKDKAMLRINFYVRFQVANIQKALMENKEYDKQLYILMQLALREFVGALTLDELLLKKDSVGKEILGNLGSKADELGLKASDAGIRDVILTGEMKDIMNQVLIAEKKAQANSIMRREETASTRSLLNTAKLMEENEVLWKLKEMEYMEKIADKIGDITVSGNSNIVSQLKEIFTK; this is encoded by the coding sequence ATGATAAAAAATGTACAGATTAAAGCATATGAGCGGGGGTTGGTTTTCAGGAACGGAAACTTAACCGATATTCTTAAAGAAGGCAGTTTCTGGATTTTCGGAAATAAATCGGTGGAGGTGTATGATATGAAAGCTTTGTTCAAGTCAGGTGCCGATCTTAATCTCTTATTGAAAAACGAAAACCTGAAATCCATGCTCGAAGTCGTGGAGGTAAAAGATGGGGAAATAGTATTGGTATACGAAAACGGAATTTTTAAAGAAGTTCTGCAGGTCGGGCAATATGCTTTCTGGAAAGGAATTTTAAACAGGGAATTTCAGAAAGCAGACTTAACGAAAGTGGAAATTACAGAAAAGATTCCCAGAACGATTCTGGAAAATATGAAACTGAAAAATTTTATAAGAAAATTCGTAATCACCAATCAATACAAAGGTCTTTTGCTGATTGACGGAAAGTTAAACAGAATTCTGGAGGCAGGAACGTATTACTTCTGGAACAACGAAACTTCCATAGAAGTAAAATCGATTGATACCAGGATGCAGCAGATGGAAATCGCCGGTCAGGAACTATTGACCAAAGATAAAGCTATGCTCAGGATCAATTTTTATGTACGTTTTCAGGTGGCAAATATTCAGAAAGCACTGATGGAGAACAAAGAATATGATAAGCAATTATATATTCTGATGCAGTTGGCTTTACGTGAATTCGTCGGGGCTCTAACATTGGACGAACTGCTGTTGAAAAAAGATTCCGTAGGAAAAGAAATTCTTGGAAATTTGGGCAGCAAGGCCGATGAATTGGGCTTGAAAGCTTCTGATGCGGGAATAAGAGATGTAATCTTAACAGGGGAAATGAAGGACATCATGAACCAGGTTTTGATTGCAGAGAAAAAGGCCCAGGCCAACAGCATTATGAGACGGGAAGAAACCGCGTCTACCAGAAGCCTGCTGAATACGGCAAAGCTGATGGAAGAGAACGAAGTACTCTGGAAACTGAAGGAAATGGAATATATGGAAAAAATCGCCGACAAAATTGGAGATATTACCGTTTCCGGAAACAGCAACATTGTTTCTCAGCTGAAAGAGATCTTCACAAAATAA
- a CDS encoding TROVE domain-containing protein, with product MKFNFLRKSDNVVTNYEGAKAYTMTPAEELYSAVVTTGLSNTTYEKGNERLARIQSLIRKNDPEFVAKLAVYARKNMYLRSIPLVLTTELAKKASGTDLVSRTVDGVIQRADEITELLAYYQMANERTDLKKLNKLSKQIQKGLVKSFNKFDEYQFAKYNRKAEVTLKDALFLVHPKAKDESQQAIFNKIVNDSLETPYTWEVELSVLGQTKFADEAERKAAFKNKWEELVFSNKLGYMATLRNLRNILEANVSSQAMEKVCRYLSDEKAVRNSKQLPFRFLAAYRELKTIDSPYLSSVLAALEDAVTVSAKNIKGFGFDTSLVIAADVSGSMQQPVSPKSKVLLYDIGLLMSMMLQSQCKNVISGMFGDTWKRVPMPKNGILRNVDAFYKREGEVGYSTNGYLVIEDLLNRREKVNKVMLFTDTQLWNSNVTRNSFEDSWNQYKRFNPETKLYIFDLAGYGKQPLDVRKNDVYLIAGWSDKIFDVLNALEDRKSAVEMIKKVVL from the coding sequence ATGAAATTTAATTTTTTAAGAAAATCGGATAATGTAGTAACGAACTACGAAGGTGCCAAAGCCTATACCATGACGCCGGCAGAAGAGCTGTACAGTGCTGTTGTAACAACAGGATTATCAAATACCACCTATGAAAAAGGAAATGAAAGGCTGGCCAGAATACAATCCCTGATCCGGAAGAACGATCCGGAATTCGTAGCCAAACTGGCGGTTTATGCCAGAAAAAATATGTACTTGCGTTCCATTCCTTTGGTATTGACGACCGAATTGGCTAAGAAAGCTTCAGGTACCGACCTCGTAAGCAGAACCGTTGACGGCGTCATCCAGAGAGCGGATGAAATCACCGAATTGCTGGCGTATTACCAGATGGCCAATGAAAGAACGGATCTGAAAAAGCTGAATAAACTTTCAAAGCAAATTCAGAAAGGTTTGGTAAAATCTTTCAATAAATTTGACGAATACCAGTTTGCCAAATACAACAGGAAAGCGGAGGTTACCCTGAAAGATGCGCTGTTTCTCGTTCACCCGAAAGCAAAAGATGAAAGCCAGCAGGCTATTTTCAATAAAATCGTAAACGACTCGCTGGAAACCCCTTATACATGGGAAGTAGAACTTTCCGTCTTGGGACAAACCAAATTTGCCGATGAGGCTGAAAGAAAAGCAGCTTTTAAAAACAAATGGGAAGAACTGGTTTTCAGCAACAAGCTGGGATATATGGCGACCCTGAGGAACCTGAGAAATATTCTGGAAGCAAATGTTTCTTCTCAGGCGATGGAGAAAGTATGCAGGTATCTGTCAGATGAAAAAGCGGTACGAAATTCAAAGCAGCTGCCGTTCAGGTTCCTGGCGGCGTACAGGGAACTGAAAACCATCGATTCACCTTATCTTTCGTCTGTTCTTGCAGCATTAGAAGATGCGGTGACGGTAAGTGCCAAAAACATCAAAGGTTTTGGTTTTGATACTTCCTTGGTTATTGCGGCCGACGTATCGGGATCGATGCAGCAGCCGGTTTCTCCGAAATCCAAAGTACTGTTGTACGATATTGGCCTGCTGATGTCGATGATGCTGCAGTCACAGTGCAAAAACGTCATCTCCGGAATGTTCGGTGACACCTGGAAACGGGTTCCGATGCCTAAAAACGGAATTCTGAGAAATGTGGATGCCTTCTACAAAAGGGAAGGTGAAGTAGGATACTCTACCAACGGTTACCTCGTGATCGAAGATCTGCTGAACAGAAGAGAAAAAGTAAATAAAGTAATGCTCTTCACCGATACCCAGCTGTGGAACAGCAACGTAACGCGGAATTCTTTTGAAGATTCCTGGAATCAGTATAAAAGATTCAATCCGGAGACAAAACTCTATATTTTTGACCTGGCGGGCTACGGAAAACAGCCGTTGGATGTCAGAAAAAATGACGTTTACCTGATCGCAGGTTGGTCCGATAAAATTTTCGATGTCCTGAATGCCCTGGAAGACCGGAAATCAGCCGTGGAAATGATTAAAAAAGTGGTGCTGTAA